The following is a genomic window from Candidatus Dependentiae bacterium.
ACATCAGCACCCAATGCTACTAATGCCTGCACCGTAGCGGCATTGGCGTATAAAGCAGCCTTATGCAATGCTGTATTGCCATTTTCATTATGACTGCAGAAAATAGCCCGCATAAGCGCCGTCTGACCAGAACCAAAAACTACTCCAACAGCATCGAAACTCAATGTCGCTCCAATATCTTTAGTCACTGCATTAACCTGAGCGCCTCTAGCTATTGCTTTTTTCACACCTTCTATATCATTGCGTTTTATCGCCAATAATAATCTCTTATCTTCTTGTGATTGAAATGTATTTTGCATGGCTTGTATTGGGATACATACAAATAATAATGTCACGAGTGTTGTTGTAAGTATTAATTGTTTATTCATCGCAGAAGACCTTTATTATGCATGCAGTTTAATGAAAATTATTTTGGTGATATAAGACATTATATATCAAAAGCGACCCGAGGTTAATGAATATGGAGAACTAAAAGTCTTGCCTACAATGCCTACAAAAAAACAAGCTCCAAGATTCCACCGGCGCCAGCTTTCCCCTTTCAAGGAAGTTTAAGGGTTTTATTATTAAAGAAGATTTATTATTTTGGTTAACCCTGTGATTTTCAAAACCTCTTCATCACCACTATTAACAGATTTAATATCAGATCTCTTTCGTGTACGCGCATGTGTAGGAGATTAATGTTTATGTCGTGTATTGGTTAGTGAGTGTTTCTATGTAGATGAGAGTACGTGCGATTGGTAAGGTTGGTTATTAATGTTACGCGTATATACATATATAGTCTTATGCGTATAGGCATAAGATTATGTTTTCTTCCTTCTTCTCTTCTTTCTTCTCTTCTTTCTCTTTTTATTTTTATGATAAGTAAGTAACTTATCCGTAGTAGAATATACATAGGAAATATACACAGGTTCTTATTATTATAATTGTTTTTAAATTCCTTATTTGTTTTGTTTGTTCTTCGTAGCTCGAAGAGCGAAGTAGAATTAAAAGGAGAGTAGATACATAATAGTCCTTCCTGTTCTTCGTAGCTCGGAGAGCGAAGTAGAAATATATTAGTAAGGTTTACGTTTGTTATGTGAATATGAGCGCAGCAATGGGTTTTGCAAATCCTCTTGAAGGGTTTGCTCCTTGTTCTTCGAAGCTCTTTGAGCACCGCGCCTCGGCGTAGCTCGTCAGAGCATAGACGGGAAGTGGAATTTACTGCCTGTTCTTCGAAGTTTTACTTCGTTAGGGTTAAGTTATTTAATCTTCAATTCCTTAGATACATCAAATCTTAATAAAAAGAGTCATTAAAGAACGCTTTATGTAAATACTTACCCTTACTCTAGAAACACACGTTCCCAACGAAGGCGACCCCCTCAGACTTCGTTTTAACCCCAAAGAAAAGTCTGAGGGGGGAGACGGAGTGCCGGGGCCGCCCGACGAAGCTGAAAGCGAAGACGGGTCGACCTCGCGCTCCATCTCCCCCCGAAATTCAATACAAAAAAAACACTCAAGAAAGCTGCAGACAGAGACAAGTCGGCCTCCGCACCCTGCCCGTCATAGTTTGCCGAGCCGGCAAGCCCGGATAAACGACGACCGAGTCCGTCCTGCGCCCGCCGTCTTGTCCGCCGCAACCTCGGCGCAGGAGAAAGTCGTGACAAATGCCGGAGCCGCGTCTCGGCGCAACGCGCAAAACAAAGGCAACCACCCTGAAATTCCATACAAAAAAGAGCCCAAAATGAGAACTAAAAACTATCAATTTCCTGATTAAGGATTAATAAAGAATAAGCCTATAAGTTATGCGACACGATGCTCGCGAAACAAGAACAAATCAACACAATCAGTTTTGACAAAAAATTATCAGCGAAAGGACAATCAAAAAAATCTATACACACCACACTCAAGCAGCCACAGGAAGCAATACAGGCCGCACACACATAACGTTCGTTATTTTTTCGTATCAATCTCCGTTGTGTTATTTGAAGTTGGTACAACCTCCCGAGTCAACTCTTTCACCAATGCATCCTGTAAATGCTTCCTAAGAAGATTTTCTAATTCCTTATAATGCTTCTCAGTAGCAATAGATAACGGCGTGTTACCGTTATTATCCATCACATTCGCATCTGCGCCAGCAGCAAGAAGCGCTTTGACTATTGCAATATTATTACTTATGCACGCAATCAATAGCGGCGTCTGACCCTTATTGTTGGACTTATTAACATCTGCACCTAAAGAAAGAAATAGTCGAACTGCCTCAATATTATTGTTAGCTGAAGCAAAAAATAGCGGTGCTACATCATTTTCACCAGCCACATTAACATCCGCCCCTAAAGCAATGAGTAACTTTATCATCTCAATATTATTATAAAAAACCGCGCTTAATAGCGACGTCAAACCATCCTCATCAACACGATTAACATCAATACACGGAATAATTAATTTTTAATATCCCCATTACTAATTGCTTCATCAATAAGCATATATTGCTTTTCAGACGGTTTATCAGACGTCTGGCTTGACCTAATTTGACCAACGGCGCATAAGGCCGCTATGAGTAATATTAACGCTCTTTTCATATCTTTCTCCATTATTATAATAGTAATATTTTTATAGTTTCTCTCTCTATATTAATCTTAGCAGAGATAGGATGATAATTTCAATTAGAAATTATATAAAGCAAGCAAGCCACTATAACAACAACGCTTTACGCGTACTCCACAAGTTTTTTTTAATAACAATTCCGCCCATTACTATGGAACGAAGAACAGAGATACTGAACATCAACAATAATAGTTAGGTCTTGGCGGAATATATCAACATAGTGGAAATCATAAAATGACCGTTACTATGAGCAACATACCAAGGTATTCTACCATAGCTATCAGCCTTATCGACATCAGCGCCCGCCAAAATTAAAAGCTCCACTACGTGCGCATAACCTCTTTCAGCAGCGATAAATAATGGAGTTCTACCATAAATATCAGCTTTGTTTATATTGATATGCGGCTGAGCAAGCAACAGCTCGATAACTTCGACACGATTCCAGTCAGCAGCACGAACCAAAGCATCGGTCGCATTAATATCAATGCCTCGCTCAATAAATTGCCGTACGATCTTAACCATACCCCTCATCGCCTCGTATTCAAATCTTCTATGTAATGCCGCATTGGCCACCAAGGGCCCAGGAATACACGAAGCTAGAAGAATAAACACCACATTGAATCTTCTCATAACCCCCTCCATTAATTAGAACCAGTACGCACTATTTATGCGCATGGTATCAAATCACACGCAGCAATGTTAAATATAATTCTTTTATGCAGGTAAAAATAGACCACAAATCGATGCCCCGCAACGAGAAAAACTCGATAAATCCAAAGGCCAACTGCCCCAAAAAAAGCGAAAACGAACCTGAAAACGTGCAAATTTAACCCGATAAACAGAAAAAAAGGACCTCATATTTCAATATAAAAAAATCTTAGAACATTACAAAAAAAAACCTTAGTCTATACACTAAGATCTTGCGCACATTTACTTGACAGTACGCCATAAAAACCCTATCTTTTATAAAGAAACTACGGATTAAGATCCCCCAAGGAAAAAGCAAAAAATATCACCAAAAAACCGAGGATTTATCATGGCAAAAATTATAGGAATCGATTTAGGAACAACTAACTCCGCAGTCGCATTCATGGAAGGTGGACAACCAAAGATTATCCCTAACAAAGAAGGCGATAACACAACTCCATCAATCGTAGCATTCACCAAAGACGGCAAAAGGCTTGTTGGCGTGCTTGCAAAACGTCAAGCAGTAACCAACCCAGAAAATACCGTGTCTTCAGCAAAGCGCTTTATTGGCCACAAATATTCAGAAGTTAAGAATGAGCTCGGCCACGTTACCTACAAAGTAGCTGGCGATAGCCAAGGCGATGTTGTCATTGAATGCCAAGGCAAACAATACACACCGCAAGAAATCGCTGCAGCAATACTAAGCGAGCTTAAACAAACAGCCGAAAACTATTTGGGCGAAAAAGTAACCCAAGCGGTTATCACGGTTCCTGCATACTTTAACGATGCACAACGCCAAGCAACAAAAGACGCTGGACAAATCGCTGGCTTAGAAGTTAAGCGTATCATCAACGAACCAACCGCAGCAGCACTAGCATACGGCTTTGATAAAAAGAAGAACGGCGTTGTAGCAGTATTTGATTTTGGTGGCGGAACATTCGACGTATCAGTGCTTGAAATCAGCGACGGCGTCATTGAAGTCAAATCAACCAATGGCGACACACATTTGGGTGGCGATGATATCGACATTCAAATTTTGAACTACCTTGTTGACGAATTCAAACGCGAACAAGGCATCGATCTTCGTGCTGATAAAATGGCACTACAACGTTTGAAAGAAGCTGCTGAAAAGGCAAAGAAAGAACTTTCTTCTATGCCAGAAACAGAAATCAACTTACCTTACGTTACTGCTGACGCATCAGGCCCTAAGCACTTGAACATTAAATTGTCTCGTGCAAAACTTGAATCATTATGCTCAGATATTTTCAGACGCTTGCTAGAGCCATGCAAAAAAGCATTAGCTGATGCAAAGCTCTCAGTCAGCCAAATCGACGAAGTAATTTTAGTTGGCGGTTCAACTCGTATTCCAAAAGTACAACAATTGGTAAAAGACTTTTTTGGTAAAGAACCAAATAAATCAGTAAATCCAGACGAAGTTGTAGCTCTAGGCGCAGCACTACAAGGTGGTGTACTAGCTGGCGATGTAACCGATGTACTACTACTTGACGTTACCCCGCTCTCTCTTGGCATCGAAACCATGGGCGGTATTGCAACTAAGTTAATTACCCGCAATACAACCATTCCAACCAAGAAGTCACAAGTCTTTTCAACGGCAGAAGATAGCCAAACAGCTGTGGACATCCGCGTTGTACAAGGCGAACGTGAATTTGCAAAAGACAACAAAACTCTTGGCCAATTCAGACTAGAAGGCATTCCAGCTGCTGCACGTGGCATTCCACAAATCGAAGTAACGTTTGATATCGATGCAAATGGTATTGTGAGTGTGTCTGCTAAAGATAAAGCAACCGGCAAAGAACAGAAGATCACCATATCCGGCGGCACAGGGCTTGATAAAGAAGAAATCGAGCGCATGGTTAACGAAGGCAAATTGCACG
Proteins encoded in this region:
- a CDS encoding ankyrin repeat domain-containing protein translates to MTSLLSAVFYNNIEMIKLLIALGADVNVAGENDVAPLFFASANNNIEAVRLFLSLGADVNKSNNKGQTPLLIACISNNIAIVKALLAAGADANVMDNNGNTPLSIATEKHYKELENLLRKHLQDALVKELTREVVPTSNNTTEIDTKK
- a CDS encoding ankyrin repeat domain-containing protein: MRRFNVVFILLASCIPGPLVANAALHRRFEYEAMRGMVKIVRQFIERGIDINATDALVRAADWNRVEVIELLLAQPHININKADIYGRTPLFIAAERGYAHVVELLILAGADVDKADSYGRIPWYVAHSNGHFMISTMLIYSAKT
- the dnaK gene encoding molecular chaperone DnaK → MAKIIGIDLGTTNSAVAFMEGGQPKIIPNKEGDNTTPSIVAFTKDGKRLVGVLAKRQAVTNPENTVSSAKRFIGHKYSEVKNELGHVTYKVAGDSQGDVVIECQGKQYTPQEIAAAILSELKQTAENYLGEKVTQAVITVPAYFNDAQRQATKDAGQIAGLEVKRIINEPTAAALAYGFDKKKNGVVAVFDFGGGTFDVSVLEISDGVIEVKSTNGDTHLGGDDIDIQILNYLVDEFKREQGIDLRADKMALQRLKEAAEKAKKELSSMPETEINLPYVTADASGPKHLNIKLSRAKLESLCSDIFRRLLEPCKKALADAKLSVSQIDEVILVGGSTRIPKVQQLVKDFFGKEPNKSVNPDEVVALGAALQGGVLAGDVTDVLLLDVTPLSLGIETMGGIATKLITRNTTIPTKKSQVFSTAEDSQTAVDIRVVQGEREFAKDNKTLGQFRLEGIPAAARGIPQIEVTFDIDANGIVSVSAKDKATGKEQKITISGGTGLDKEEIERMVNEGKLHEEEDRKARELVEKRNKLDSMILEMEKTIKENKEKLAAEDVTAAEQGIEKAKVALKEHAESADELQKATDELMQASYKVAEFLYKQKGGDQAAGTDAHNDEPKKDDQGPIDTDIS